The DNA region tggataagagtgtctgctaaaattatattttttttaaagaaagaacAAAAAAAACATCCAAGCCAGAAGAGTACGGTTATGCTTGGCACCACCTGTGACACTCACCCTGTCGACAAACTGCTGCTCCTTCAGCCTGGCCTCACTGAGCAGGGTGGTCTTCTCAGCTAGCTGGGCCTGCAGCTCCTCCACACCCATCTGAATCAATACAACACAATCATCAATAACAGACATGAGCAACAAATCAATAGAGACAAAGAAACTGTAGGTCTAGTTTTGGACATTCCTCCTAAATGGGAAATGGTTTGAACATTGTTTCAGAGCTCTCCTGAACAGAGATTCCAATATCAATGTGATTAACCTGAAAGATGGAGAAAGAAAATAAATGTCACTTTTATAGGAGCATCATGTGAGTGCTCTATTTCACAGCGTCTGTAAAGCATAGAGACAGAGCGACTGACCTGACATCTACATGAGTAGAGTGGCCTGTTGAGGCCCTGAATAAGGGTAGTCCTTCCTGAGTGTAACCCCATACAATCCCCACAAAGATATTACATCAGCTTGGAAATATGCAACAGCGAGGTGAACGAAAAAAGAGCTGCACTTcattgtgtgtgtatgggggagtgtgtcctgtgtgtgtgtgtgtaggtgtgcgtGCGTGCAAGCTGATAATGTctttgtgtagagtgtgtgtgtgtgtgatgtggtgaATGTGTTCTGGCATGTGAATGTGTGACTGAGCGTGGGTGTTAGTCTGAGGGTCTCTCTACATAACAACACATGAGTATTAATTCGCCCTCTCCTCCtgcctttctacctctctctctagatccCTGTCCTTTTTAAAGCATACATCTGCAGTCCATAGAATGACTACGTCCCAACTAGCACCCTACTACACATATAGAGCACTacttatagggaatagagtgccatttgtgacacagaAGATTAACTGTGAACAGGGATGGAGGGTGGAATGTGTGTACCAGACCTGGGTTTGAATAATATTTAACATTCACATACTTTatctgggcttgattgagcttgcctggcgaaatggaaccaatagaatactCACAAAACCTCTGCCCTTCTGGCTCTCCAGGCAGTATTTTGAATAGTATTTGAACATAGGTCTGGATGGAGGAACAAAGGGGGGGTGTACTGCCTCTTTAAACCTGTTTTCCAAAAGAGAACACTACCCAGTCTGATACAAGAAATCCTCAGATCATCCAGTTAGCTCTGGAGACCAGCCACCTTACTAATAGAACCCATCGCCTGATTACAGCAAAATATGTAAGCCACACCCTTTGACAATTGCCTTGAATGTCTTTAAAGTGGGGCTCCTGTtgttaacacacacagacaaacacatttTTACTCCACAACAAACCAGAAGATAGCTGACACTAACTGTTAAGCTCGTAAACTCTGAACTTttggaaaaataaaaaataataatgacagagagagagagagagcgagacagagagagacagagagacagagagagagagagagagagagagagacagagagagacagagagagagagagagacaaagagagacagagacagagacagagagagagagagagagagagagacagagagacagagagagagagacagagagagagacagagagacagagagagagagagagagagacagagagagagacagagagagagagagacaaggcttTTCTTGGCTTTCCACACTGAACCGGTAATCTTTCCTCCATCAGACACATAGGTGTTTCAAATACAGGCCCACGGAGAGGCAGGATGAAGAAaaatgacagtttgtgcagagatGTGTGTGGTTGAGTCTCTTTTGTGAGCGGGATGAGCAGGAAGCTGTATTAATGTATTGCTTCAACAGAATCCCATTCTATATGTCATCCAGCCAAGCGAAGCCTCCAGGGCTGTATGGGTTTCCCAAAAAGtcaacctattccctttatagtgcactacttttgatcagggcatagaaggctctagtcaaaagtagtgcactaaagagGAAATACGGTGAAATTTGAGACACAGTCAGTGGGAAAATACCACAGATATGGCAACCTCTTTTGACATCCTGTGTGCGGGGGTAAATTAAATACAGTATGAATAAACCGGTAAACCTGTAGCGATGGGGCGGCGGTAGCCTCAAAGTTAAGAGAGAAGGGCCAGTAACCGGATGGTTGCCGTTTTGAGTCTCAGGGTTGACGGGAGAAATCTGGCAGGAGTGAGCCAAGCAACCAGTGGGTGGTGGCAGTTAATTCCCAAACTGCTCTGTGGCTAACCCTGTGCCGCTAGTTGTGCTCCTCGCTAGGGATGTGACAAATGGAACATTTTCTTAATGTTTAAACTGACATTTTGTTATTGGTTTTCCATCAAAACAAGAAGAAAATGcatacaattccatgtgaattcaCAATGCAGATGGTCTACATTGCACTTCCTACAGAGAGAAAATTATAAAATGTATGCTGCTGGTGCTCTTGCTTTTCACAAGAGTGGCTCGTGTAGCTTGTTGTTGTCATCCAATCAAAAGTCATCAAACCGGCACTAGGCTATAGTCAGAGCTAGAGCCTCTGTGTGGCAAGCTATTAGGCGATATCTAACTAAAGGTTAAATGAGAAGGACATGCAACAACCCCAAAAGCCAACATTACTTAATAATTCGAATGGAGTTGTTATTTACTGTAGGATTCGAAAGGGGAGGGAGTGCACAGTTCAAATGATGTAGTCTCAACtattctagctaacgttagctagctagcttaactaCTCTCGGTTTGATGCAGTCAAGGCCAGTACTATGTAATCAGATGAGATGATACATAACTAGCAATAAGTTAGTCTACCAGCGCGAGTCGACTtggttgcctctctctctccctccctgcgtCACTCACGTGAGCTGCTGCTCTGCTTCGAGCCGCTCACTCTCCTCATTATAAAGTAGCTAAAAAATATATTTCGTtccagcaatgttccagcattgTTGCGTTAGGTATTTGTTTAATTTTCCCCTTTATGTTGATGATCAGGACTTGTTAGTTGTAGTTTTGTAATAACTGCACTGTGATTTTAATTTTGTGATTTTTCAGGGATTTTTTCCCCTTAACATCAAGGATGCCAATTAGTTTAAAAGTTTTAACCCCTCCTCCTAGCTTCACCCAATAAACATGTACAGTATGAACTGAGATACCTCTCCACTGCCGCTGTGGGTCCTTGCCTGCAGGTCCTCCAGCTCCTTCTGTACCTGCCACACTCTGtcccccatctccacctctcGACTCTGCCGGGAAGAACAGGACAACCACGGCCCAGTCATTTCCTTTCTTAGAAAATACAGTAGCTCTGTACTCAAAAAGTACAGTAATTTCAAATAACTTTCCCCTATTATTTTATTGTATTTCTATGTATTTTTCTATGTTTTTTGCCTGCACTTTTTttccatttatttatttgatcAGCAAACAAACATTTCAGCTAAAAGCCTTCAGTGTGTGTTTCATCTCTGTATAGTCTGATATCACAACTGCACAGTATTGTCAGTCAGTCAAATACCAAGTGCTAATCTACTTAAGGCCTCCCTACATTCATTGTCTGGAGACAGTGATGAATGAGAGAAGACAGCTTTTATTGTAGTTTACTTAACTGAGCAGAGCAGACTATCCCTCTATAGTAATTTAGTCTAGTTTAAAATGTAAATCACTTAACAGACTGTCagaaggtagacacacacacacagtctagtaGTCTTTAATGTAAATCATTCAGCAGACACTACAGCCAGAAGGTATCTGTCATTTAGCTGAGTTCTCTGGGGGACTGATTGAAGGGAGGAGGTTCCATGTCAGTAATAGTTTCCTGATGATGGGTGGAGTACATGTCCTTTTCTAATAAAGCTCAATATGAAAAATATGTCAGGAACTGATAGGAGTGTCTGCACTAGTGACCAGTATCACAATACTATTCGAATCACGGCGTGGAAACAAAACACAAGTGGACTAATTATTCTGAGGAAAACAGACCCAATGTTGGACTAGTAAATCCTACTTGTAAACTACTTTCTAAAAGCAAACCAGTCAGTCTGTAATGATAAATGTCAATTCATATAACCCTTTACGTTAAAATGGCATTATACCCATgtagttacacagtaatagctgTAGTAATATATTTGTAGTTACATTGGAACTGCTATGATTTACATATTGATAGAGTTTAGCAGTATAGGTTATTACAAGTGCGAGAGACACATTCATGTGCTATTCATTCATACAGTTCTGTACCTGCAGGACCTGCTCATATCGATGGACTGTTCTGTTTAAGTCGTCATCTTTCTGGGCGATCACCTTCTGCAGCTGATTGGTCTCTTCCCGATGGTTGTCCATAAGCTCCACCTCCACGCTCTGGGCCTTCCCTgattggaagagaagagaggaggaggaagagtgctGATATAGGATCAGTTTGGCCTTTTAGGTTACACCGAATATGATTAACTGGacagacctgatcctagatcagattcAGTACTCAGACAGCTTTTGAATACGGGCCAAGAAACAAAGCACGTAGTAGACCTTGAAGTTCACATATTACAAAGCAGTCACTCACTTCCGTTTTGGAATGCAGTGTTAATGACTGGACCACAGTGAAAACATATGGTGATTCTttcagacagagacagtttcctaATTCAATCATCTCCCAACTCCGTTTCACCCCTATTGTTCTGTCTAAAAAGTCACTCATATTTAAAACTCATTTCATTTTCTCTATTGGAAACACTTCAAATGAATACTACAAGGACCAATTACACATGAATTTATGTGGATTCCATGACAAATTATCAAACAGTGAAGAATTTGCATTGGTGAAGTTTGAGAGTATGGTTAGACTAtaaactaacaccttaaaccatTTTAGTCACACAAAACAAATTAATTTATAACATATAATGACTTCATATATGCATATTCATTTAGGTGTTTTGGGCAttgacagtctagtaacataagTAGTAAGACGCACTTCCGAAaaacttaacctcttaagtcgaccctctacttttttgaacattctgttaaaaatcgcgcaacatttcagcgccctgctactcatgccaggaatatagtatatgcatttgcttagtctgtgtggatagaaaacactcagacgtttataaaactggttaaatcactgctgtggctttaccagaacggcatttacatcgaaaagcacaggaaaaactgatcactgaaaatgggaaaatatatccatgcgctacttgaacccattgataaaggtgaaacacaattaattgactgaggttgcagtacctacagcttccacacggtgtctagagtcttgtcatttcccttcgagttttttcttggtcaaacacatgcaggacaccgtatttcctcaggtctaggaccggatattttcgttgagtttctagccggacatttttccagacggacagctaatgatctttacatcgcctcctgatgaattttatcgcttattaacgtttactaatacctaaagttgcattacaaacgtatttcgaagtgttttgtgaaagtgtatcgtcgactttttgaatttaaaaaaatgacgttacgttttgaaacgatgtttttttcgtttatcacacagtctacatataacgatatctaggctttatatggaccgatttaatcgaaataaagacccaaatagtgtttatgggacatctaggagtgccaacaaagaagatggtgaaaggtaatgaatgttttctattttattgtgcggtttgtgtaacgccgaaatgctaattattttgtttacgtcccctgcgggtcttttggggtgttacatgctatcagataatagcttctcatgctttcgccgaaaagcattttaaaaatatgacttgttgcctggattcacaacgagtgtagctttaattcgatatattggtattttaatgaacgtttgagttttaactaatactattagcatttagcgtagcgcatttgcatttccagagctctagttgggacgcaagcgtcccgagtagaagcaagaggttaaggtgCTAACTAACTGAACTGTAGAAAAGGAAAGCTGCGACTTTCTAAATCTTTTTTAAGTTTCAATGGTAATACCTGCCAGTGTCTTATCATGCAATGGCTTGTCAGAAAACTCTGATTCCCTCTCACCAATGGTCTCCTTCAGTGCAGCAGTCATCTCCTGTTCTTTCAAAGCCATCTGTGTGTTGAACTCCCTCATCAGCTGCTTCAGGGACGAGTTCTGCTTCATCTCCAGATCCTCGACCTCAAGCCTGTTCAATGGGGAGAGAAAATGTAAAATACAACATGGATAGAGAAAGAAAAAACAGGAAGTACCAAAAAGGATGAATAGAAATGGCAATGAAAGCATTTATTTTCTGACCTCAACTGACTACTTTAAATCACTAACTCTAAAACACTTGtgactgctgatgtaaaaagggctttataaataactgTTTGTTTGATTGACTGCACTAACCATTAGGTCAAACTTACTTGAGCTTCTTCTCATTCTCTTGGGCCAACTCTTTCTTCACATACTCCAGATCCTGCTCATGCTCCCTCCTCAGGGAACGCAAGTCTTTCTGTAGATTCTGCTTCTCCTGCGCTGCCTCTGCCAGCTTATTCTGCAGGGACGACAGAGATTCAGCATCTCCATATTCCTGCGTCAGAGAAGGGTTCTCCGTCTCTTTGCCTGCTGTGAGACTCTTGGTTTGCTCTGCAGTGCAATGCTCCACGACCTCCACTGCATTCATACCCTGTTTTTCTAAGCTAGCCAATTCTGTCTTTTGCTGTTCGATCAGTGCAGTCTTCTCAAGCAGATCATCCTTCAGGCAGCTTATTTCAGCCAGAAAGTTGACCTTTTCCACCTCCACTTCCTTAAACTTAATCTTAATCTCCTCAAGCCTTGAGAGGGTCTCATTTGCTTTGGTCTCTTCCTGGTTCAAAATATCTCTCTGAAGTGACAATAGCTTTTCCTCGTACATGTTCTTCAAACTCTCCAATAAGCTCTCTTTCTCAAGTCTCTCGACGTTCTGTACTTGCTCAATATGTTTTTCTTGTTCTTCCTTCAGCTTGGCTAGGGCTTCCTCCTGGTTTGAAATGTCTTTCTGAAGTAATGATAGCTTTTCCTCGTAAATGTCCTTCAAACTCTGTAAAGAGCTCTCTTTTTCCAGTCTTTCATCACTACGCACTTGCTCAATGCGTTTCTCCTGCTCTTCCGTCATCTTGGCCATGGCTTCCTCAAGGGAATTTTCTTTCTCCTCCAGGGTTTCCACCTGCTGCTTCTTTCTCACTTCATCGATCTTGGCCTCTTCCAACTGTGTTTGAAGGTCTTTGATTGTTTTTTCCTTCTCCTCAAGTTGTGAGGTCAACTGTTTCCGAATCTGGCTGATTTTCTGCTCAGCTTTCTTCTTCAGCTCGGTCACTTTCCCAGCATTGTCTTTTGACAACCTCTCTTCAGCCGCCTTCAGACTCTCCTCTTTGCTCTTGAGAATCTCAGCCTTCGTCTTCTCAACGGCTTCCATTTGCCACTCCAGCTCTTGTTTCAAAGTTTGGTTCTCCCTCTCCAGGGACTGCAGTTTCTCATCTGTAGCCTGGACTAGATTTACATTCTGGGTTCTGAACTGCTCCTGGGTCTGTTGTAGATGCTCTGTGAGCTCTCGCTTCTCACTCTCCCTGATAATGTGCTGCTGCTTCAGGTCAGCAGTTAGCTGCTCACTCTCTTTCGTCCTGAGGACCAACTGCTCCTCCAGCTCACTGAGCCGGCTGTTGCAGCTCTCCACTTGCAAAGAAAGGGCACTGACTTTCTGCTCCTTTTCACTCAAGGCTTGGTCCATCTCCGACTTGCTGACGGACTGATTGTCAATGCTGGCCGTCAGCCTCTGTAAGGCCTCGTTCTTCTCAGAGATCTGTTTCTCCATATCCTCAAGTCTGGTCTGCAGAGACTTGACATTATTGTGGTTCTGAGAGAACTTGGACTCTGCTTCCGTCTTGAACTCAGTGAGGTTGTTCCTGAGGGTGTCGGCTTGCTCCACTGCAgatttcttctctttctcttgtcTGTCAATGATCTCCTCCATTTTGCAAACaagcctctgtctctcctccttgtGCTGCTGATCAAGCAGTGATATGGCTTCATCCTTCCTCATATGGCTACCTGATAACTGGGTCTTCAAGTCATTTATGATACTCTCCAAGTTGCTGATATGCACAACGTTTGATTTGACATTCTCTGAGATGGTTCGGTTTTCCTCACTGAGCTGTTCAATGCAAATTACTTTTTCTGAGAGAGCTTGAGCGTGATTCTCAGCATCCCTCTGCAGAGACTCCCTCTCAGCAGTTAAGGCTTTGACATCATCTTTGTGTACATTTAGCTGAACAGTCATTTGCTCTAGTGAACTGCATAGGTTCTtattctcctctgtcctctgatgGAGTTGCTCCTCCAAAGTGCGTATCCTGTCAACCTTGGTAAGGATAACGTTTTTAAGATGTGCTACCTTCTTCTGATTACCCAGAACCCTCTCTTtcaactctctcactctgctctcgACTCGCTCAGAGAGTTCCTTCGTACCACCTTCGATGCTGGCCTCAATTTCCCTGCAGTAACGCATCAGTTCGTTGCTAATCCCAGTGAACTGCTTCTGCAGTTCTTTTTCCTTGACTTCCAATTGAAGAGAATGCTGTTCAAGCCTCCTCTGAACGGCCTCCCCTTCTTCACCCTTAGAAGCCTCAAGAGCTTGAAGCTGCGTCTCGGTGTCTACAAACCTCTCAGACAGAGCCTTGATCGTCTCTCTTGCCTTCTCCTCAGTCTTGCTCACCTGATCCTGGAAGGAGTTCCTTTCATTCAGAGCCGTGTTTAGATTCCTCTCAATCACCTCTACTTGCTCTTTGAACATTGCCTCAGATTGAGATAAACTCTCCATCTTGACTGCCGCTTCCTTAAGCTCGGCTTGCAGTTTCTGCACAGTGGTCTGTCTCATCACCAACTCCTCCTTCATGTTCTTCACTTCCTGCACAACTTGCTCTTTTTCTTCTTTGGTCTTTCCAAGCTGCTGGGTGACCTCCTCCAATTCCTGTACCTTCTCCtgtagtatttgtgtgtgtttttcctgTATTTCCTCTTCCTGTTGTCCCAGCTTTCCCTGCCAATGATGCTCAAGATTTTCCTTCTCTTGCTTATGGACTTCACACATCTTCTCTAGTTCTTCCTTGTGGTTGGCCTCAAGCTGGGACATAGCACTGCTCAGGCCTTCTGAACTTGTCTGAGACTCCAGGACTTTCTCTTTACCTTGCTGTTCCTTCTGCAATAGCTCTGACTCCTTCTTTGCCAGCTCCTTTTTTGAAGATTCCTCAAGTTCCTGAAGCTTCTTCTTGAATTTCTCCTGcatctctttgttctttgttttaAATTTCTCCATCTTCGCTTCCTGTGATTTCAACTTGGCTTCCATGTCGGTCTTAATGTTTTCTACCTTCTCACGAGCAGCCTTCTGGTCCTCTAGCTGTTTCTTTAGTTGCTTTTCTTCCTCTTGCTTAGTGTTCAGTTCATCAGTGTAAGATGTATCCTGTTCAGAGAGCTGCTTCTTAGCCT from Oncorhynchus nerka isolate Pitt River linkage group LG16, Oner_Uvic_2.0, whole genome shotgun sequence includes:
- the golga4 gene encoding golgin subfamily A member 4 isoform X3 — protein: MFKKLKQQKINEEQLPQRNAQSPQQAQMGPGERRSSHTHPSLHQDTSASPSDREVLAGMIAEPAFLSEYTIFALDQSKPPPKAPQAQVAQVASASGRRSDTGSPRGSINGDGRASPQREEPQSFAQKLQLRVPSVESLLLRGASRAEGLFRSPSKESLNRSPSLNSLTPLGENEPLASPSATSAYDPPSDIESEAEESYGSPESLPALSKEQLIHRLHRVEKSLGNYRGKYSELVTTYRTVQRDKEKTQAILSQSQDKALRRIGELREELHMDQQAKKHLQEEFDAALEEKDQMITVLQTQVALMKKHLKGVPGGAVAPEVEHPLQAEDAPDSTSSPQSPFKDAAEGVTDPSKSMEVLQKRVTRQENLLQKCKELLRTHKERSAQLTSENDTLQEQLQERLQELEKTKELHTTEKTKLITQLRDAKNLIEQLEQDKGMVIAETKRQMHETLEMKEEEIAQLRSRSKMAAAQREELQEQKEKSEKAGFEELEKALAMAQRAEEARRLLQLQLEEQVKEVVQAGEEERRSLQQELTRVKQEVVTIMKKSSEEKMAEMEKLHSEALASKEQELSARVNQAVERCQEELAQAAKELEQQSALALEDAELQKAAIETEAETNAKEILLELETTRTRILELESSLERYSQPGSVPSSDDLSTQMEELRRKHEEELTALEEKHREELEKHKVELHQEALAQHNAAMEEFRAKHRTEVETILKEKEAQLQSHVEDMNQKTMEKLDVKQTELEALSSELQEVLRSKQVLEERLDAVETAGGSSRQELEQRLQEVLTKHSVDIEEIKLQHLQSLGGMEKTLKEELNKLMLVLKEKEKELEAHLVSEKRLNEESEMVLQDRNAKVKELEELRKSLKQAQSEKKGLEKSNAQLRKIRDELSQCKSQLIDLEQKLVTTRSDCQQKEESLQQKVQELEELEKQLQQAKKQLSEQDTSYTDELNTKQEEEKQLKKQLEDQKAAREKVENIKTDMEAKLKSQEAKMEKFKTKNKEMQEKFKKKLQELEESSKKELAKKESELLQKEQQGKEKVLESQTSSEGLSSAMSQLEANHKEELEKMCEVHKQEKENLEHHWQGKLGQQEEEIQEKHTQILQEKVQELEEVTQQLGKTKEEKEQVVQEVKNMKEELVMRQTTVQKLQAELKEAAVKMESLSQSEAMFKEQVEVIERNLNTALNERNSFQDQVSKTEEKARETIKALSERFVDTETQLQALEASKGEEGEAVQRRLEQHSLQLEVKEKELQKQFTGISNELMRYCREIEASIEGGTKELSERVESRVRELKERVLGNQKKVAHLKNVILTKVDRIRTLEEQLHQRTEENKNLCSSLEQMTVQLNVHKDDVKALTAERESLQRDAENHAQALSEKVICIEQLSEENRTISENVKSNVVHISNLESIINDLKTQLSGSHMRKDEAISLLDQQHKEERQRLVCKMEEIIDRQEKEKKSAVEQADTLRNNLTEFKTEAESKFSQNHNNVKSLQTRLEDMEKQISEKNEALQRLTASIDNQSVSKSEMDQALSEKEQKVSALSLQVESCNSRLSELEEQLVLRTKESEQLTADLKQQHIIRESEKRELTEHLQQTQEQFRTQNVNLVQATDEKLQSLERENQTLKQELEWQMEAVEKTKAEILKSKEESLKAAEERLSKDNAGKVTELKKKAEQKISQIRKQLTSQLEEKEKTIKDLQTQLEEAKIDEVRKKQQVETLEEKENSLEEAMAKMTEEQEKRIEQVRSDERLEKESSLQSLKDIYEEKLSLLQKDISNQEEALAKLKEEQEKHIEQVQNVERLEKESLLESLKNMYEEKLLSLQRDILNQEETKANETLSRLEEIKIKFKEVEVEKVNFLAEISCLKDDLLEKTALIEQQKTELASLEKQGMNAVEVVEHCTAEQTKSLTAGKETENPSLTQEYGDAESLSSLQNKLAEAAQEKQNLQKDLRSLRREHEQDLEYVKKELAQENEKKLKLEVEDLEMKQNSSLKQLMREFNTQMALKEQEMTAALKETIGKAQSVEVELMDNHREETNQLQKVIAQKDDDLNRTVHRYEQVLQSREVEMGDRVWQVQKELEDLQARTHSGSGEMGVEELQAQLAEKTTLLSEARLKEQQFVDRIHSLEDKMRCVHKNSVLTHMGSTFKDPGHYRAESFSEPTEFEYLRKVLFEYMMGRETKTMAKVITSMLKFPQDQAQQVLEKEDTKAIPWLR
- the golga4 gene encoding golgin subfamily A member 4 isoform X1 encodes the protein MFKKLKQQKINEEQLPQRNAQSPQQAQMGPGERRSSHTHPSLHQDTSASPSDREVLAGMIAEPAFLSEYTIFALDQSKPPPKAPQAQVAQVASASGRRSDTGSPRGSINGDGRASPQREEPQSFAQKLQLRVPSVESLLLRGASRAEGLFRSPSKESLNRSPSLNSLTPLGENEPLASPSATSAYDPPSDIESEAEESYGSPESLPALSKEQLIHRLHRVEKSLGNYRGKYSELVTTYRTVQRDKEKTQAILSQSQDKALRRIGELREELHMDQQAKKHLQEEFDAALEEKDQMITVLQTQVALMKKHLKGVPGGAVAPEVEHPLQAEDAPDSTSSPQSPFKDAAEGVTDPSKSMEVLQKRVTRQENLLQKCKELLRTHKERSAQLTSENDTLQEQLQERLQELEKTKELHTTEKTKLITQLRDAKNLIEQLEQDKGMVIAETKRQMHETLEMKEEEIAQLRSRSKMAAAQREELQEQKEKSEKAGFEELEKALAMAQRAEEARRLLQLQLEEQVKEVVQAGEEERRSLQQELTRVKQEVVTIMKKSSEEKMAEMEKLHSEALASKEQELSARVNQAVERCQEELAQAAKELEQQSALALEDAELQKAAIETEAETNAKEILLELETTRTRILELESSLERYSQPGSVPSSDDLSTQMEELRRKHEEELTALEEKHREELEKHKVELHQEALAQHNAAMEEFRAKHRTEVETILKEKEAQLQSHVEDMNQKTMEKLDVKQTELEALSSELQEVLRSKQVLEERLDAVETAGGSSRQELEQRLQEVLTKHSVDIEEIKLQHLQSLGGMEKTLKEELNKLMLVLKEKEKELEAHLVSEKRLNEESEMVLQDRNAKVKELEELRKSLKQAQSEKKGLEKSNAQLRKIRDELSQCKSQLIDLEQKLVTTRSDCQQKEESLQQKVQELEELEKQLQQAKKQLSEQDTSYTDELNTKQEEEKQLKKQLEDQKAAREKVENIKTDMEAKLKSQEAKMEKFKTKNKEMQEKFKKKLQELEESSKKELAKKESELLQKEQQGKEKVLESQTSSEGLSSAMSQLEANHKEELEKMCEVHKQEKENLEHHWQGKLGQQEEEIQEKHTQILQEKVQELEEVTQQLGKTKEEKEQVVQEVKNMKEELVMRQTTVQKLQAELKEAAVKMESLSQSEAMFKEQVEVIERNLNTALNERNSFQDQVSKTEEKARETIKALSERFVDTETQLQALEASKGEEGEAVQRRLEQHSLQLEVKEKELQKQFTGISNELMRYCREIEASIEGGTKELSERVESRVRELKERVLGNQKKVAHLKNVILTKVDRIRTLEEQLHQRTEENKNLCSSLEQMTVQLNVHKDDVKALTAERESLQRDAENHAQALSEKVICIEQLSEENRTISENVKSNVVHISNLESIINDLKTQLSGSHMRKDEAISLLDQQHKEERQRLVCKMEEIIDRQEKEKKSAVEQADTLRNNLTEFKTEAESKFSQNHNNVKSLQTRLEDMEKQISEKNEALQRLTASIDNQSVSKSEMDQALSEKEQKVSALSLQVESCNSRLSELEEQLVLRTKESEQLTADLKQQHIIRESEKRELTEHLQQTQEQFRTQNVNLVQATDEKLQSLERENQTLKQELEWQMEAVEKTKAEILKSKEESLKAAEERLSKDNAGKVTELKKKAEQKISQIRKQLTSQLEEKEKTIKDLQTQLEEAKIDEVRKKQQVETLEEKENSLEEAMAKMTEEQEKRIEQVRSDERLEKESSLQSLKDIYEEKLSLLQKDISNQEEALAKLKEEQEKHIEQVQNVERLEKESLLESLKNMYEEKLLSLQRDILNQEETKANETLSRLEEIKIKFKEVEVEKVNFLAEISCLKDDLLEKTALIEQQKTELASLEKQGMNAVEVVEHCTAEQTKSLTAGKETENPSLTQEYGDAESLSSLQNKLAEAAQEKQNLQKDLRSLRREHEQDLEYVKKELAQENEKKLKLEVEDLEMKQNSSLKQLMREFNTQMALKEQEMTAALKETIGERESEFSDKPLHDKTLAGKAQSVEVELMDNHREETNQLQKVIAQKDDDLNRTVHRYEQVLQSREVEMGDRVWQVQKELEDLQARTHSGSGEMGVEELQAQLAEKTTLLSEARLKEQQFVDRIHSLEDKMRCVHKNSVLTHMGSTFKDPGHYRAESFSEPTEFEYLRKVLFEYMMGRETKTMAKVITSMLKFPQDQAQQVLEKEDTKAIPWLR